One part of the Eptesicus fuscus isolate TK198812 chromosome 20, DD_ASM_mEF_20220401, whole genome shotgun sequence genome encodes these proteins:
- the RSAD1 gene encoding radical S-adenosyl methionine domain-containing protein 1, mitochondrial: MTLPRARAGAWAAAAKVAQRRRRVEGAGRSPSPVTRGQRAALYVHWPYCEKRCSYCNFNKYIPRGVDEAAMRSCLVTEAQTLLRLSGVQRVESVFFGGGTPSLASPHTVAAVLEAVAQTAHLPADSEVTLEVNPTSAPASRLAAFGAAGVNRLSIGLQSLDDTELQLLGRTHSASDALRTLAEARCLFPGRVSVDLMLGLPAQQVRPWLGQLEELLRLCDDHVSLYQLSLERGTALFAQVQRGALPAPDPELAAEMYQEGRAVLREAGFRQYEVSNFARNGALSTHNWTYWQCGQYIGVGPGAHGRFVPQGAGGLAREARIQTLEPDNWMKEVKLFGHGTRKRFSLGELELLEEVLAMGLRTDVGVTHQHWQQFEPQLTLGDVFGASEAVNALLEQGLLLLDRRGLRCSWEGLAVLDSLLLTLLPRLQEAWQQKTPSPVPGG; the protein is encoded by the exons ATGACGCTTCCCCGGGCCCGGGCCGGTGCCTGGGCGGCAGCGGCCAAGGTGGCCCAGAGGCGCCGCCGCGTGGAGGGCGCGGGAAGATCGCCGAGTCCTGTGACCCGGGGCCAGCGCGCGGCGCTTTACGTCCAC TGGCCCTACTGCGAGAAGCGCTGCAGTTACTGCAACTTCAATAAGTACATCCCCCGCGGCGTGGACGAGGCTGCGATGCGGAGCTGCCTGGTGACTGAGGCTCAGACACTGCTGCGGCTCAGCGGGGTGCAGCG GGTGGAGTCTGTGTTCTTTGGTGGAGGCACCCCGAGTCTGGCCAGTCCCCACACTGTGGCTGCTGTCCTGGAGGCAGTGGCCCAGACAGCTCACCTGCCCGCGGACTCCGAAGTCACATTGGAGGTCAACCCCACTTCCGCCCCAGCCTCTAGGCTGGCAGCGTTTGGGGCAGCAGGAGTCAATAGGCTGTCCATTGGCCTCCAG TCCCTGGATGACACTGAGCTCCAGCTGCTGGGGCGGACACACTCGGCCAGCGACGCTCTGCGGACACTGGCAGAGGCCCGGTGCCTGTTCCCCGGGCGCGTGTCCGTGGACCTGATGCTGGGGCTGCCGGCACAGCAGGTGAGACCCTGGCTCGGGCAGCTGGAGGAGCTGCTGCGCCTCTGTGACGACCACGTCTCCCTCTACCAGCTGTCCCTGGAGCGGGGCACTGCCCTCTTCGCCCAGGTGCAGCGGGGTGCCCTTCCCGCCCCGGACCCCGAGCTGGCTGCCGAGATGTACCAGGAGGGACGGGCGGTCCTTCGGGAGGCTGGCTTCCGCCAGTACGAGGTCTCCAACTTTGCTCGGAAT gggGCGCTGAGCACCCACAATTGGACTTACTGGCAGTGTGGCCAGTACATTGGCGTTGGGCCTG GGGCCCATGGGCGATTTGTGCCCCAGGGGGCCGGCGGCCTTGCTCGGGAGGCTCGGATCCAGACCCTGGAGCCTGACAACTGGATGAAGGAGGTGAAGCTGTTCGGTCACGGCACCCGGAAGCGCTTCTCCCTGGGCGAGCTGGAGCT GCTGGAGGAAGTTTTGGCGATGGGGCTACGCACAGACGTAGGGGTCACTCACCAG CACTGGCAGCAGTTTGAGCCCCAGCTGACCCTGGGGGACGTGTTTGGAGCAAGCGAGGCGGTGAACGCGCTGCTGGAGCAGGGCCTGTTGCTGCTGGATCGCAG GGGTCTTCGGTGCTCCTGGGAAGGTCTGGCTGTGCTGGACTCTCTGTTGCTGACCCTTCTACCTCGGCTCCAAGAGGCGTGGCAGCAGAAaaccccctcccctgtgccaggAGGGTGA